In Onychostoma macrolepis isolate SWU-2019 chromosome 06, ASM1243209v1, whole genome shotgun sequence, one DNA window encodes the following:
- the trim63a gene encoding E3 ubiquitin-protein ligase TRIM63a — protein sequence MDIQTGQIVRAPSPMESLEKQLSCPICLDMFTKPVVILPCQHNLCRSCASDLYDSKNPYHYSGGIFRCPTCRFEVVLDRHGVYGLQRNLLVENIIDIYKQQLEKGGNTLEPPLKSKETKEPMCEVHEDEKINIYCITCQTPTCSMCKVFGQHKDCEVSTLKVVYEAQKSELKNSIDLLGASNSCLQVMLTQMEETCKTVEENSQVQKQKLGEKFDLLYAILEDRKAHLLEQITQEQDEKVTLVRSLIQQYNEQLQASIKLMDKASQTMDNSNTAEFLIAAKQLLTEAKDASKNSHLQRPEPGFEGMDHFTLFTEDVEAMLAKMDFGVGGDDEDEEEEEEEEEEE from the coding sequence ATGGACATCCAAACGGGTCAAATAGTTCGGGCTCCGAGTCCCATGGAGAGCCTGGAGAAGCAGCTGAGCTGCCCCATCTGCTTGGACATGTTCACAAAGCCGGTTGTCATTCTACCATGCCAGCACAATCTGTGCCGCAGCTGCGCCAGTGACCTCTACGACTCCAAAAACCCATACCACTACTCTGGAGGCATCTTCCGATGCCCTACCTGCCGATTTGAGGTGGTGCTGGACCGCCATGGTGTCTACGGTCTGCAGAGGAACCTTCTGGTGGAGAACATCATTGACATCTATAAGCAGCAGTTGGAGAAAGGAGGTAATACCCTTGAACCTCCTTTGAAATCCAAAGAAACAAAAGAGCCTATGTGCGAGGTACATGAAGATGAAAAAATTAACATCTACTGCATAACCTGCCAGACACCTACTTGCTCCATGTGCAAAGTATTCGGACAGCACAAGGACTGTGAAGTTTCCACTCTAAAAGTTGTTTATGAGGCCCAGAAGTCTGAACTTAAAAATTCAATTGACCTGCTAGGTGCCAGCAACAGCTGCTTGCAGGTGATGTTGACACAGATGGAGGAAACCTGCAAAACTGTGGAAGAAAACAGCCAAGTGCAGAAGCAGAAGTTGGGGGAGAAGTTTGACCTACTCTATGCCATCCTAGAAGACCGAAAGGCCCATCTCCTGGAGCAGATCACTCAAGAACAGGATGAGAAGGTGACTCTGGTGCGATCGCTAATCCAGCAGTACAATGAACAGCTGCAGGCCAGCATCAAGCTGATGGACAAAGCCTCCCAGACCATGGACAACAGCAATACAGCTGAGTTCCTCATTGCTGCCAAGCAGCTGCTCACAGAAGCCAAAGATGCATCCAAGAACTCCCATCTACAGAGGCCAGAGCCCGGCTTTGAGGGTATGGACCACTTCACACTCTTTACAGAAGACGTAGAGGCCATGCttgcaaaaatggactttggagTCGGTGGAGATGATGAGgatgaagaagaggaggaggaggaagaagaggaagaataA